The stretch of DNA GCTTGAAAGGGAAAGGAAATCAAAAGGCAGAGCTGAGTTCTGACTCACTCCTTTTATTAGAGGCTGAAGTCAGAAAACGAGGGAAAGTGAACGAAAGTGAGggtgaaaaagggaaaataaacttttttgaggataaataataaataataatttcccTTTTTCGAGGTTAAAGGATATTTTCGGTACCTAAATTGTTAAAtctcaacaaaataaaaataaaaataatttaattattatcaatttaaaaaGTCAACAAACATAATTATTAGTCACGAGTTGAATTTTTTCTATTACATGATTTTTAtcggtataatgataaatttagtttttaaagtttacatattttatcgatttggtcctaatttaataatttaatcccgCAATGTTTgtgtaaatgtgtaaatgttgaggttgAATTTATTGAACTTTTTAGAATTAAAGctaaaatgacaaaatatgtaaacatcaaaggctaaaattgttattataccaattaaaattatgtacaattgacaaAAGACGTTAACTACGAAGTTAATTGTTCTTAGTTGCTCGCTTTCGAAATTGACAGAGATTAAATTATTCTAACTTTTTTGCGAGGGATAAATttgctcaattttgaaattgagagaGACTGGAGACtgtatttttctctttatttttgttattctaattattttaagatGTAACTGGGTGAGTTGTAAAAAGTTTCAAGTTTGAATTTGAGTGAAATTTGATCTGTTGTGGTGAGGGAAAGAGGGGAGATGGAGCTAACTCTGAGAGAAATTTTTGAAGTGTCATCTGTTAAGAGTTGACAAACCCCTCAACGATGGTCGATATTGTGCTCAGGGTAGTTGTACTCGATTTTATCTTTGGGTTTTATCTTTCGACTACTAGTAAAAAagtattcatgaatgaaaataaaaaaagatgctACATATTTAGCTATAAAAAAAGAGCAAACTATATCGAAGgttactaaactattaataagtttatattttggtcattcaatttcaaaaagttacaaaatgatcattgaattattcgaaagttcTCATTTATGTCACTAGGCTATTAAAATCACTATTGTATGGCTTTCTCTATTCACATTGCCTACACTAATTAAAAGCTTTTTTccctagtttaattttttttttcataaaacaactttgaaCATCACTTATCTTTGAACCAAAATCTAAATAACTTTTTTCTCTAATCTTCAACATTAACTATCAGATTGACTTGAATCTGATGTATGTTTTTCTACTTGTCGATTGGTACTGATCCATCAAACTTATCATCAAATCATCACTTAGAGCTTGCTAGCAAGactttataaaaaaaacctaatagcCAATGACTTAAAGACTTTTGAGTAGTTCCAATGcctattttataacattttgaacttgagtgactaaaatgtaaaattactaatagtttagtgaacttagctgtagtttacccaaaagtgcaataataataaaaatgatgatgGTAATGATGATATAAATTTCTTGTGCCATCATGACAACAAGGTCGATATGTCCGAGTGGTTAAGGAGACAGACTTGAAATCTGTTGGGCTACGCCCGCGCAGGTTCGAACCCTGCTGTCGAcgctttttatttttccattttaataaataaaacttttttaATTACTTGCATAATTtccaatatatataaataattaaatagaaaaataatgtattATGTGGTTATTATTACCTTTGTGCAAAATCGAGTAAGAGTAACATCAAGGTATTTATATTAAGAGATAaaagttataatttatttatttatttttaaaaacaaataaattagttCCTAACTAtcatatcaaaaaataaattgatcatttttgttaatttcttttatctATCTTTATCGTTAAAAATTAGTACGGTCGGCGGATTAACCAGACAATTACAAGTGGTATGCCATGCGTACCTCATGCTGATGTATAAAGACCAGCTAGGaggaccaatttactctttgatctaacttataagaattaatttatacattttttagtAGAAAGAACAAAATGCAATTAAACTCATAGTACAAAAAACTTTCACGATACTTTTACCTACAAAATCAactcaatattatttttaaaaatttcttaacaGAAAATCAACTAATTTTGTTGTAAAAAATTgtctattcatttatttattatttataatgctagctaaataattttgttttatttttggataattttaaatTCGATTTTCGAAATTATTGAATGTGTaatgaattatttaaataaattttggattcataaatataaatataattttgttttgacataaaattgatatttaaggataaattatttttatttaaattacaattacaattaatatattcgtataaatataactaaaaataaTCATTACAATGCAAAATCCAACAATAATAAGTTCACATTTCTCACTACTCTTCATCGTTTGATCCCATATGCGGGAACTCAACATGGGGAAGCTCAGGCATTCTAACGGAAGGAAGCAAAGGGTCGACAATGTTATGATCGTTGCCATCTTTGTCGTCCCCGTTGCCAACAACATTAATCTTGCCAGGGCTTGGCAGCATTCCGGCAAGCAAACTTCCGAACGATCGAAAAGGGTGACTCATACCGTCTCGGAGTTTGAGAACCAGAGAAACCTCGGAGAGTTCCCAAATTAGGGTGACGACGATGAGGGCCGAAAGCAGACAATGAGTTATTGTGTTCTGTCTCTTCACCGCTTTGAGCTCTTTCACTATCTCTTCCTCTACTCCTCCATTTCCACCACCTCTTTCTTGGTTGCCCTTTTTGACCTTTGGCTCTGATTCGTCAATGCTTGGGGATGTTTCCTCTTTTGGTAGAGTTGATCTTTCAACTCCTTTTAATGATTCTAACTGTTAAAAAGTAAACCaaactataattaaattataacgCACTCACGACgtggataaaatattaaaaaacttaCACAAAAGCATTAATGGTAAAGTTAGGATATTAAGAGTTCTTCAAATGAATATGGATGCTGAACCCTTCcaaaacatggaaaacattgaaaatttgaatatattcatattatatatatactttatctaGATCAGAGATTCatattcaaaattcaaataaacacaaaTTATGCTCATAGAGTACAAACCAGACAGTTTGCAATTGGATAAACTGTGATATCGGCAAGAAAAATCCATCAAAGGGGTGATTTAGAAATCTGGGTTTTGTTGATTCTATCCAACAAAAAGAAATGATTTTCCCAGGAAAATTTTTATAAAAGGAAACTTGTTTGATACCTGAGAAAGTAATCTGGAGAGGACTTGTTCATCATCATCAACATCTTGAGAGAGCTTAACATCAGATGATGTACTCTTGATTCTTCTTTCTTCAATGAGTTTATGGATTGCTTGATTGATCGTCTCGATATCTTGAATCGATTCCATTTCGAATAATTGAAAGATTGAAAATGAATTTTGGaggattaaaattgaaaagatgtGGTTGATTAATAATTTGCTTTTTGGATTGAAAAGCATATTGCCCCACAAAGAGAAAGAGACGGGTTCACTTGGCATTTATTGCGAGCTTATCTCTGGCTGATTTCATCGGGTGGCTTGTAGCGGTGGACTTCGAGACAACTCAAATTCTGCTAGCAAAATTGGACTTTAGTTTTTATGGGgtaatttttgaatattaaaattttagttatggTGCTCCCAAGTTATTTGAGTTTAACTCGAAAAATTTcgaattcaattaaataattattaagttaaattcGAGTAGTTTGAGCTGAATTCAAGTGTTAGTAATATTCGATTTAAACAACTAATAAGCTTTtcacttttaatattttatatttttagattacGTTATTGcccttattatattattaaaccgagcttgagcttgagcttgaatatgtatgagtttaaTGAAGTTGAAGGTCTACTTGAGCCAAGTATCAAGCTCAAGTTTGCCGGTATTCAGGTTTGGCTTGATTACACCCCAACTGTTAAATCTGTTTGATTAAATTTTGTCGTAAGTCTTGTATTATGCCtaaagttgtgaatttagttcATGTTCTCCAATTTGAACAATTTTAGTttctatacttttcgaattttgaaatttcaatcttgacgCAAGTGATAGACATTAAATCCATTAGGTGACTTTTTTGTTAGTAATATGCTAAAATAGCAAGTTGATAATACATTatatatttgataatatgtttgtcgCAAGAGATTTTAGAAATAacatcataaaatttatttttatcatttgattaggattgaaatttcaaaactcgaaaagtataaagactaaaaatgaccaaattaaagtttaaGAACCAAATAGCAACTTACACACAATACATGGATTAATGGTAGAATTTAACGAAGAtgttctttgtttacttatggTACAATTTTCAAATATACACATCTACTTTGACTCAATATGCAATgtgatacataaactttgatttgatGCAATTAGATACACGAACCTTTAATTTTGGTTCAGTTGCATACATAAAAACTTTAGATGATTTGATTGTacacatttcaaaaaaaataaatgcatcaatttattttcatgttgaatagatataatcatttatatatgcAATATGTAAACATAAAAACGAGAGTACTATATTTGATAATGTTGTTAGTGATTTGCAAAaactgaatcaaatcaaaatatcatgcatACAATTGCGAAAAATTAAAGTGCATATATCATATTACATATTGAACCAAAATTAATGTATATTTTTCAAatctatcattttatttatttatttgtaatagaatttaattaaaattttgttcaaattcgAATTTTAGTCCCTCTTAAGTCTTAAAGAAATGGAGGCATGAGTCCTTATGGGCGGGCCGGGTTGGGCTGTATTACCTTAAAATTGTTGAAGCCTTTTATTCAAGTCCATTTGAGTTTGATTTGGGTAGGTCCAAACTTCAAAAAGCTCATttgattatttaaaaataaaatatttttattaaaattaatatatattttttataattaaatttgcagaaaaatattattttttaagataaaaatagtaattttaatcGGATGGGTGAAAactattattttttcaaaactcgaataaatcaaaattatcGATTTAACAAATAATCCAACCCTTAAATAAATGGAAAGTGATATTTACTTGGACATCACATATTCTCTGCCATATGCATGTGCCTACTGATATCACTAAAACTTTGATTGAATAATTTTGGGGAaatataattgaaaaattaagataaaaatgaTCATCAcatatatcaaaatttgattGTCATCTGATTTATATGATATGAGCAGATAAGTTAATTCTGAACCGAATCTGAGAACTTAACTTgattaatttaaatcaaaatttaatctaatttgATTTGATCATAATCCAAGTTTAACAAATGATCTAAATTAGAATAATTTAGATTCAAAATCATTTAAACTCAAAACAATTTGAACCTGACTAGAACAAAGTTATTGTTGTTGGAATCGAACTAGATTTGTTAGTTAAATTGAAAATTGGTTGGTATATCGATCTGGACAATAGATTGAACTACTCAAAATCGATAAAAAGAATTGAAAAccatgataaaaaataaaatgttgaaccattttataaattttttaatatttattttaaacaaatttttaacttcttatttgatttttgttgGACTGGATGTTGTACCCGTTGAACCAAGAATAGATAGTTTGATTATTCGACCACCAATCTAATTTTTGAAACATTGAAACAAAAAATCTACAAAAACATAAACTCGAGATATGACTCAACCCAAAAAATCCAATAAACAAATACGCAAAATCTAAAACTGAAATAATTCAAGAAATTTAAACATATCCAAATAAATCAAACCCgaattaatctatttaaaattGATCCAAAAAGAAATCTTAAAGAGAGTGTAGGCATGAGAATGAAGTTATTCCAATGGCGGTGGCAATGAATCCAAAATGCCTTCATCGCTTAAACGCCGCCCCACACTCTCTTTCACTTTATCTTCTCTTTCATTTGCATATAAAAAACTCCATAGATTCAAATACTCCATCAATAAATCACAGTTGCCTAGTTGCCCTTGCAAACCTTACCGGAAAACGATGTCGGACTGGGGTCCAATTATCGTGGCGTTGGTTCTTTTCGTGCTGCTAGCGCCGGGGTTGTTGTTTCAAGTTCCCGGCCACCACAGGTGCGTGGAGTTCGGCAACTTTAAGACCAGTGGGGCTTCGATTCTCGTACATTCGTTGTTGTATTTTGGGCTCATTTGTGTGTTTTTGTTGGCTATTAAGGTTCATTTGTATTTAGGTTGATAAATGGTTGATCCTATCTCATCTCTGGCTGTAATTTTAAGCTCTTTTgttattgttgtttttgaaatttgcaagttatttatttttctaaattaaaataaaattagtgtTTCATTTTCATCGCATACATCTCAAACTATCGATGATATATTAATAAggtcattttgttattaaaattattaatttaactgTCAAATTTAATGTAGATAACTTTAAAATGAACAACTTTAAAGAAATAGAATATtgtaaaattgaaaagaaaaaacaagtgAATGATAAAACTTCTATATAAACTTTGAAAGTCTTAAAACGAGTGAATGATAAAacatctatttttataataatttttcttaacattttcattttaaattgggTCATATAAGATCCGACATATCATTTAACGATTAAATTAACGATCTTAGTAACGGAAGAACCTAATTGATATATCATTAATAGTTTGGAGATGTAAGTAGAATGATTTAAACTTTAGGGGctaatttagaataaaaataattcaaatttgaagATGATTGGCGTAATTAACCCTTAAACACACATATGTTATATTTATAAGttcaatataatttttattaaaaaatttgaaaagagcTTTAGCCAAATATCtatctatttattattaagttgatTGGACATCAACTCAATTAGAAAAtacttaaaatcatttaaaaatgataataaatatttgttatgaTGGTGATTTTGTAAGTCTATATAAAATctgtaaaaaataaattttttttaaaaactctagAAAAAACTTCAGGGACTTTAACCTAAGACAAAAGTTCCAAAGAGTCAACTTTACCCTTTCATTCAAaatcttattattttttcataattttttataataaaattttttcacTTGCATTACATGCATAGGTTCGGTCGCTTGTCTCACTTTGGGCTGAACTTCAGTTTATGTTTTCCATCCTCATTATAACTTACTCGATTGATTTTACTAATAAAGAATAACAaagtatataaacataattttatattaatatttatatatcttaaaattaaatttaaataaagatatttttttttattttttaaataacaaaacaaGCTATTTTGGTGAGTTAAGTAGGATTGATCTCAAACTCTTAAAAAGAATGAGTGGTTGCCCTTTTCCGACCTTTACTGCTCAACTTAAGAATGAACAACTAATGTATTTCGTTGGACATGAAGCCAATCATGAGTAAGGAACAATTATACCGTAAGTGAGAGAGCATCTCGGAAAGTATCCTTATTGGACTTAAAGTCAGTAGGATAGCCATAGAATACGCAAGTCTTAGAAGCAAACAATTTGTTCCTATAATTTTCTTTAAGAATTTCGACAACCCTATTTTCATTATttgatttaagtataaaaaaacATCTCGAAATATAAACTCTGATGCTCTTACAAGGTTCCTATATTTTGTACTTTGTAGGTCTATTCCTTTTTAATCCACGGAGTTGGAGTCATCCAAGCCTACTTGATTTATCTCcaattaagtgattaaaatagatatattagaatagaattattattatttcatacatttaggAATTTTACTAACTTTGGTTGAAAACACAACAATAATAAAGTAAGTAGAACGTTCTTTTGTATAAATAGAATAAAGTATAAGTTGAAGTGTTAAAGGAATGAATTATGCATGGTATGGCACTTTTGTTATGCTATGTTCAAGAAAGGAATTATGCATGCCACGCTTTTGTTATGCTATTTTAAAGTCTTTAAGcaataagttatatatatatatatgtgtgtgtgtgtgtgtgtgtcacTTGTCTTGATAAGCCACTAGGTGACTAGGCGCATTCtgtaatttttcttaatttgtaatgttttttttccttttatcttTGAATGTTCCAAGCTAATTACTTAATTGGTGTTTTCAAGGAAGGA from Gossypium hirsutum isolate 1008001.06 chromosome D04, Gossypium_hirsutum_v2.1, whole genome shotgun sequence encodes:
- the LOC107898613 gene encoding uncharacterized protein is translated as MPSEPVSFSLWGNMLFNPKSKLLINHIFSILILQNSFSIFQLFEMESIQDIETINQAIHKLIEERRIKSTSSDVKLSQDVDDDEQVLSRLLSQLESLKGVERSTLPKEETSPSIDESEPKVKKGNQERGGGNGGVEEEIVKELKAVKRQNTITHCLLSALIVVTLIWELSEVSLVLKLRDGMSHPFRSFGSLLAGMLPSPGKINVVGNGDDKDGNDHNIVDPLLPSVRMPELPHVEFPHMGSNDEE
- the LOC107898612 gene encoding uncharacterized protein, whose protein sequence is MPSSLKRRPTLSFTLSSLSFAYKKLHRFKYSINKSQLPSCPCKPYRKTMSDWGPIIVALVLFVLLAPGLLFQVPGHHRCVEFGNFKTSGASILVHSLLYFGLICVFLLAIKVHLYLG